In Salinibacterium sp. dk2585, a single window of DNA contains:
- a CDS encoding ABC transporter ATP-binding protein → MKAHDTGPASSPRLALRDITVKFGGLTALDSVSVEVPVGSVVGIMGPNGAGKTTLFNVVCGVYKPTSGTMSVDGTAVRPRAHRLTKHGIARTLQGLGLFSGQPVLENVVAGLQSSTRHTFVEELFSLPRAAREEREKKERAMATLASLGIEKYAAALPDTLPYAIRKKVSIARALVSEPSLLLLDEPAGGLGHDEIEELGELIRSIPARDCSVVLVEHHVDLVMSVCDSIAVLDFGKLIATGTPAEVSANPAVTEAYLGVDAA, encoded by the coding sequence ATGAAAGCCCATGACACCGGCCCGGCGAGCTCGCCGCGGCTGGCCCTGAGAGACATCACGGTCAAGTTCGGTGGTCTCACCGCGCTCGACTCGGTCTCGGTCGAGGTTCCCGTCGGCTCGGTCGTCGGAATCATGGGCCCCAACGGCGCAGGCAAGACCACCCTCTTCAACGTCGTGTGCGGCGTATACAAGCCGACCTCCGGCACGATGTCGGTCGACGGCACCGCGGTGCGGCCCCGCGCCCACCGCCTGACGAAACACGGCATCGCGCGGACGCTCCAAGGGCTCGGCCTCTTCAGCGGACAGCCCGTGCTGGAGAACGTGGTCGCAGGCCTCCAGTCGTCGACCCGTCACACCTTCGTCGAAGAACTCTTCTCCCTGCCCCGCGCCGCGCGCGAAGAGCGCGAGAAGAAGGAACGAGCGATGGCGACCCTCGCCTCCCTCGGCATCGAGAAGTACGCGGCGGCGCTTCCTGACACGCTTCCCTACGCGATCCGCAAGAAGGTATCGATCGCGCGGGCCCTTGTCAGCGAGCCCTCGCTGTTGCTGCTCGACGAGCCAGCCGGCGGCCTTGGCCATGACGAGATCGAGGAGCTGGGTGAACTCATCCGCTCGATTCCCGCCAGGGATTGCTCGGTCGTGCTCGTTGAGCACCACGTTGACCTGGTCATGTCGGTGTGCGACAGCATCGCCGTGCTCGACTTCGGCAAGCTGATCGCCACCGGTACTCCGGCAGAGGTCAGCGCGAACCCGGCCGTCACCGAGGCGTACCTGGGGGTGGATGCCGCGTGA
- a CDS encoding SDR family oxidoreductase — MGRFDGTTTLVTGASRGIGLAIAQRIVADGGRVVITARGQEALDAAVESLGGSDVAVGIAGKADDPAHREEVLARIADMGGLDHLVNNAGINPAYGPALEIEDSVVHKILDVNVVGALAWTRDCVAAGLRGAIVNISSVSALGAAPGIAFYGVSKAALMSLTQQLAFELAPRIRVNAVAPAVIKTKFAKALYEGREEEVAAKYPLARLGNPEDVAGPVTFLLSDDAAWITGQTIVIDGGGTLVTVG, encoded by the coding sequence GTGGGCCGATTCGACGGCACGACGACGCTGGTCACCGGCGCAAGTCGAGGCATCGGCCTCGCCATCGCGCAGCGCATTGTCGCCGACGGTGGACGGGTCGTCATCACGGCACGAGGCCAGGAGGCGCTCGACGCGGCCGTAGAAAGCCTCGGGGGTTCGGATGTCGCGGTCGGCATCGCTGGCAAGGCAGATGACCCGGCGCACCGCGAAGAGGTGCTCGCCCGCATCGCCGACATGGGCGGCCTCGACCACCTCGTCAACAACGCGGGCATCAACCCCGCCTACGGCCCGGCCCTCGAGATCGAGGACTCCGTCGTGCACAAGATCCTCGACGTGAATGTCGTCGGCGCGCTCGCCTGGACCCGCGACTGCGTCGCCGCCGGCCTCCGGGGCGCGATCGTCAATATCTCCTCCGTCTCGGCACTCGGGGCGGCACCCGGCATCGCGTTCTACGGTGTCTCCAAGGCCGCCCTCATGTCACTCACGCAGCAGCTCGCCTTCGAGCTCGCGCCGCGCATCCGTGTCAATGCGGTCGCACCCGCCGTCATCAAGACGAAGTTCGCGAAGGCGCTCTACGAGGGCCGCGAAGAAGAGGTCGCCGCCAAGTACCCCCTCGCGCGCCTTGGAAACCCGGAAGATGTCGCGGGCCCTGTGACCTTCCTGCTCTCCGACGACGCCGCCTGGATCACGGGTCAGACCATCGTCATCGACGGTGGCGGCACGTTGGTAACGGTCGGCTGA
- a CDS encoding NADP-dependent isocitrate dehydrogenase, with the protein MAKIKVEGTVVELDGDEMTRIIWQKIKDTLIHPYLDVTLEYYDLGIEKRDETDDQITIDAAHAIQKHGVGVKCATITPDEARVEEFGLKKMWKSPNGTIRNILGGVIFREPIIISNIPRLVPGWNKPIIIGRHAFGDQYRATDFKFQGEGTLTVEFTPKDGGEPQKFEVYQAPGDGIAQVQYNLDASIRDFARASLNYGLSRKYPVYLSTKNTILKAYDGRFKDIFEEIYQTEFKSAFEAEGLTYEHRLIDDMVASAMKWEGGYVWACKNYDGDVQSDTVAQGFGSLGLMTSVLSTPDGKIVEAEAAHGTVTRHYRQHQAGKPTSTNPIASIFAWTRGLAHRGKLDGNQELIDFSLTLEDVVIKTVESGKMTKDLALLVGPEQPYQTTEEFLATLDENLQARMAA; encoded by the coding sequence GTGGCAAAGATCAAGGTTGAAGGAACCGTCGTTGAGCTCGACGGCGATGAGATGACTCGCATCATCTGGCAGAAGATCAAGGACACCCTGATCCACCCCTACCTCGACGTGACGCTCGAGTACTACGACCTCGGCATCGAGAAGCGCGACGAAACCGACGACCAGATCACGATCGACGCTGCCCACGCCATCCAGAAGCACGGCGTCGGCGTCAAGTGCGCGACCATCACCCCCGACGAGGCACGCGTCGAGGAGTTCGGCCTCAAGAAGATGTGGAAGTCGCCCAACGGCACGATCCGCAACATCCTCGGCGGCGTCATCTTCCGCGAGCCCATCATCATCTCCAACATCCCGCGCCTCGTGCCGGGCTGGAACAAGCCGATCATCATCGGCCGTCACGCCTTCGGCGACCAGTACCGCGCCACGGACTTCAAGTTCCAGGGCGAGGGCACGCTGACCGTCGAGTTCACCCCGAAGGATGGCGGCGAGCCGCAGAAGTTCGAGGTCTACCAGGCGCCCGGCGACGGCATCGCGCAGGTGCAGTACAACCTCGACGCGAGCATCCGTGACTTCGCGCGTGCGTCGCTCAACTACGGCCTCAGCCGCAAGTACCCCGTCTACCTCTCGACAAAGAACACGATCCTCAAGGCCTACGACGGCCGCTTCAAGGACATCTTCGAGGAGATCTACCAGACCGAGTTCAAGAGCGCGTTCGAGGCCGAGGGCCTCACCTACGAGCACCGCCTCATCGACGACATGGTCGCCTCGGCCATGAAGTGGGAGGGCGGCTACGTCTGGGCGTGCAAGAACTACGACGGTGACGTGCAGTCCGACACGGTCGCGCAGGGCTTCGGCTCGCTCGGCCTCATGACCTCGGTGCTCTCGACCCCCGACGGCAAGATCGTCGAGGCCGAGGCCGCCCACGGCACGGTCACGCGCCACTACCGCCAGCACCAGGCCGGCAAGCCCACCTCGACGAACCCGATCGCCTCGATCTTCGCCTGGACGCGCGGCCTCGCGCACCGCGGCAAGCTCGACGGCAACCAGGAACTCATCGACTTCAGCCTCACGCTTGAGGACGTCGTCATCAAGACGGTCGAGTCGGGCAAGATGACGAAGGACCTCGCGCTCCTCGTCGGCCCCGAGCAGCCGTACCAGACGACGGAGGAGTTCCTCGCGACCCTCGACGAGAACCTCCAGGCACGGATGGCCGCCTAG
- a CDS encoding serine hydrolase domain-containing protein: MSDTTPTRTAVVYGDNDPRFDAVREEFQRRLDSGEELGASIAATIDGETVIDLWGGYADEERTREWERDTITNVWSTTKTVVALAVLVLVDRGEIDLDAPVAKYWPEFAQNGKDGVTVAHLMSHTSGVSGWDAPFVTEDMFDHEKAAAKLADQAPWWEPGTASGYHLLNYGHLLGEVVRRVTGKTIGTFVREEIAGPLGADFHIGLAPSEFGRVSPVVPPPPAQMDLSALPPEHPAIRTFMTPVLDATATWSDDWRKAEIGGAGGHGNARSVARIESVITNGGEVDGVRLLSPATIDRIFEQKSDGLDLVLFQHLRFGVGFALPSAGQPGIPQRDRLAFWGGWGGSLIVNDVGRGATFAYVMNKMSAGIIGSPRSDAYFAAFDGALGEA, translated from the coding sequence ATGAGCGACACCACCCCGACCCGAACAGCCGTGGTGTACGGCGACAACGACCCCAGGTTCGACGCAGTGAGGGAGGAATTCCAGCGCCGCCTCGACAGCGGCGAGGAACTCGGCGCCTCGATCGCCGCCACGATTGACGGCGAGACCGTGATCGACCTGTGGGGCGGTTACGCGGACGAGGAGCGCACCCGGGAGTGGGAGCGCGACACCATCACGAACGTGTGGTCCACGACCAAGACGGTCGTCGCGCTCGCCGTGCTTGTGCTCGTCGACCGCGGCGAGATCGACCTCGATGCGCCCGTCGCCAAGTACTGGCCCGAGTTCGCGCAGAACGGTAAGGACGGCGTCACGGTCGCCCACCTCATGTCGCACACCTCGGGTGTCAGCGGATGGGACGCACCCTTCGTGACGGAGGACATGTTCGACCACGAGAAGGCGGCCGCGAAGCTGGCGGATCAGGCCCCGTGGTGGGAGCCGGGCACGGCATCCGGATACCACCTTCTGAACTACGGCCACCTGCTCGGAGAGGTCGTGCGCCGCGTGACCGGCAAGACGATCGGCACCTTCGTGCGCGAGGAGATCGCCGGCCCGCTCGGCGCGGACTTCCACATCGGCCTCGCCCCAAGCGAGTTCGGACGGGTCAGCCCCGTCGTCCCCCCGCCGCCCGCGCAGATGGACCTCTCGGCGCTGCCGCCCGAGCATCCGGCGATCCGCACCTTCATGACACCCGTGCTGGATGCGACCGCGACCTGGAGCGATGACTGGCGCAAGGCCGAGATCGGCGGCGCGGGCGGGCACGGCAACGCGCGTTCCGTGGCACGCATCGAGTCCGTCATCACCAACGGCGGCGAGGTCGACGGCGTCAGGCTGCTCTCCCCCGCCACGATCGATCGCATCTTCGAGCAGAAGTCGGACGGCCTCGACCTCGTGCTCTTCCAGCACCTGCGCTTCGGCGTCGGCTTCGCCCTGCCGAGCGCGGGCCAGCCTGGCATCCCGCAGCGCGATCGGCTCGCCTTCTGGGGCGGCTGGGGAGGGTCACTCATCGTCAATGACGTGGGACGCGGGGCGACCTTCGCCTATGTCATGAACAAGATGTCGGCGGGCATCATCGGTTCACCGCGCAGCGACGCCTACTTCGCCGCCTTCGACGGAGCGCTCGGAGAGGCCTAG
- a CDS encoding S8 family serine peptidase — protein sequence MLTSTVAAAALIAASLVGGGSIASAAPPPSFAGGVIGKNTQTAFTPGRYIVTLADQPVATYDGGVRGFDATTPEKGEQLNTRRQAVQEYGDYLAETQQEVAESVGATIDASYTLATNGFSAELTVEQLAALSANKKVASLVPDELKHITEAERSTEFLGLEGPGGVWEAVGGAETAGEGVVVGVLDTGIAPENPAFSGEPLGTAPGAGPYRDGDAIVFEKSDGGTFTGACVEGEQFTADDCNSKVITARYFVEGFGVGNLGGADLGEYVSPRDGDGHGSHTASTAAGNLDTPANVAGQDFGTFSGVAPAAKIAAYKVCWTGPDPAATNDDGCTTTDLLAAIDQAVADSVDVINFSIGGGSAQGTAEPTDLAFLGAAAAGIFVAASAGNAGPGATTLDNAAPWITTVAASTIPNYEATVELGDGQRFAGASATVDRTEGAEPVSGPLVAASAVALPGATDANLCLAGTLDPARVAGTIVVCERGVSARVDKSAEVARAGGIGVVLINPSFSSLDLDTHVIPTVHLDADTHAAVLAYAATPDATATLLPGNLTGVETPTPQVAGFSSRGPIEVDGSDIIKPDISAPGVGILAATANPVDGEPTYAFLSGTSMSSPHIAGLAALYLGERPTATPAEIKSAFMTTAYDTVDREAGRVTDPYAQGAGHVDPTRFFSPGLLYLNDTPDWLSYLEGAGYDVIDPAVEPVDPSNLNLASIGIGSLTGTETITRSVTSTQAGTFTASIDVPGIEATVEPSTLTFGAAGETQTFTITVTRTDAPLDAFTSGFLTWSNGETEVRSPVSIRPVTIVAPDDVAGEGVTGAVGVTVTPGGTGEIPLGTTGLALGTLHPDPTGVETEHSGSGTNGDTFTYQVAVGEGARYARFDLDSIDDTADLDLVVYQLDAAGTPIAGWQSASGAADERVNLVAPEAATYQVIVSVYSANPTTAFDLSTYVVAPGGAPLALEPPVLAGVQGEPVTYTASWANLAPHSRYLGLIEYGETGKFTVLQVTTGEPPAPDAPVNTVPPAITGEPRVGAVLQANPGEWNVEGLAFTYQWQADGENIGGATSSSYRVTPADQGRAISVVVTATGEGLPSATAASEAVTIAYTTATRLSLSQSLAFSWQKVTATVKVSSAADSVPGTVRVSVDGRQVGEQPVSVDGSAKVTLPKLRFGLHKVTAEFVPADASLVSGSRSSAKYVLVLF from the coding sequence ATGCTCACCTCCACCGTCGCCGCCGCCGCACTCATCGCGGCCTCACTCGTGGGAGGGGGGTCGATCGCATCCGCTGCTCCCCCGCCGAGCTTCGCGGGCGGCGTCATCGGCAAGAACACGCAGACCGCCTTCACGCCCGGGCGCTACATCGTGACACTCGCGGACCAGCCGGTCGCGACCTACGACGGCGGGGTGCGTGGCTTCGACGCCACTACGCCTGAGAAGGGCGAGCAGCTCAACACGCGCAGGCAAGCCGTGCAGGAGTACGGCGACTACCTCGCCGAGACGCAGCAGGAGGTTGCGGAATCGGTCGGGGCCACGATCGATGCCTCGTACACGCTCGCGACGAACGGGTTCTCTGCCGAGCTCACCGTGGAGCAGCTCGCCGCACTGTCGGCCAACAAGAAGGTCGCCTCGCTCGTGCCGGACGAGCTCAAGCACATCACGGAGGCGGAGCGCTCGACCGAGTTCCTCGGGCTTGAGGGTCCCGGCGGCGTATGGGAGGCTGTCGGCGGCGCAGAGACCGCAGGCGAGGGGGTCGTCGTCGGCGTGCTCGACACGGGCATCGCACCCGAGAACCCCGCATTCTCGGGTGAGCCGCTCGGCACGGCCCCGGGCGCCGGACCCTACCGCGACGGCGACGCGATCGTCTTCGAGAAGAGCGACGGCGGCACCTTCACGGGCGCCTGCGTCGAGGGCGAGCAGTTCACCGCCGACGACTGCAACAGCAAGGTCATCACGGCGCGCTACTTCGTCGAAGGCTTCGGCGTCGGCAATCTCGGTGGCGCCGACCTTGGCGAGTACGTGTCGCCGCGCGACGGTGACGGGCACGGTTCGCACACCGCGAGCACGGCGGCGGGCAACCTCGACACCCCCGCAAATGTGGCAGGCCAGGACTTCGGCACCTTCAGCGGTGTCGCGCCGGCCGCCAAGATCGCCGCCTACAAGGTGTGCTGGACGGGCCCCGACCCCGCCGCCACGAACGACGACGGATGCACCACCACCGACCTGCTCGCGGCCATCGACCAGGCCGTGGCCGACTCGGTCGACGTCATCAACTTCTCAATCGGCGGCGGCTCCGCCCAGGGCACCGCCGAGCCGACCGACCTCGCCTTCCTGGGCGCGGCGGCGGCCGGAATCTTCGTCGCGGCATCCGCCGGCAACGCCGGCCCCGGCGCGACCACGCTCGACAACGCAGCCCCCTGGATCACGACCGTCGCGGCAAGCACGATCCCGAACTACGAGGCGACGGTGGAGCTGGGCGACGGGCAGCGCTTCGCGGGAGCATCGGCCACGGTCGATCGCACCGAGGGTGCTGAGCCTGTGAGCGGACCCCTGGTTGCGGCATCCGCTGTCGCACTGCCGGGCGCGACGGATGCGAACCTGTGCCTCGCGGGCACCCTCGACCCCGCCCGGGTGGCGGGCACGATCGTCGTGTGTGAGCGCGGTGTCAGCGCCCGCGTCGACAAGTCGGCCGAGGTCGCCCGCGCGGGCGGCATCGGGGTCGTGTTGATCAACCCGAGCTTCAGCTCGCTCGACCTCGACACGCACGTCATCCCGACGGTGCACCTCGACGCGGACACGCACGCGGCCGTGCTGGCCTACGCGGCAACGCCGGATGCGACAGCGACGCTGCTGCCCGGGAACCTCACGGGCGTCGAGACCCCGACACCCCAGGTCGCGGGCTTCTCGTCGCGCGGCCCGATCGAGGTCGACGGCAGCGACATCATCAAGCCCGACATCTCGGCGCCCGGCGTCGGGATCCTCGCGGCGACCGCGAACCCGGTCGACGGTGAGCCGACATACGCGTTCCTCTCCGGCACGTCGATGTCGTCGCCGCACATCGCGGGACTCGCCGCGCTCTACCTGGGCGAGCGGCCCACCGCGACCCCGGCCGAGATCAAGTCGGCATTCATGACGACGGCCTACGACACGGTCGATCGGGAGGCGGGCCGGGTGACCGACCCCTACGCACAGGGTGCGGGGCACGTCGACCCGACGCGCTTCTTCTCGCCGGGCCTGCTCTACCTCAACGACACACCCGACTGGCTGTCGTACCTCGAGGGCGCCGGCTACGACGTGATCGACCCCGCGGTCGAGCCCGTCGATCCGAGCAATCTCAACCTGGCCTCGATCGGCATCGGCTCGCTGACCGGCACCGAGACGATCACGCGCAGCGTCACCTCCACGCAGGCCGGCACCTTCACGGCGTCGATCGACGTGCCGGGAATCGAGGCGACCGTCGAGCCCTCGACGCTCACCTTCGGTGCCGCGGGCGAGACGCAGACGTTCACGATCACGGTCACGCGAACGGATGCTCCCCTCGACGCCTTCACGAGCGGCTTCCTCACCTGGAGCAACGGCGAGACCGAGGTGCGCAGCCCCGTCTCGATTCGTCCCGTAACGATCGTCGCACCCGACGACGTGGCGGGCGAGGGCGTCACGGGGGCCGTCGGTGTGACGGTCACCCCGGGAGGCACGGGTGAGATCCCACTCGGCACGACTGGGCTTGCGCTGGGCACGCTGCATCCGGACCCCACGGGCGTCGAGACGGAACACTCGGGCTCCGGCACCAACGGCGACACCTTCACCTACCAGGTGGCGGTCGGCGAGGGCGCGCGGTACGCCCGCTTCGACCTCGACTCGATCGACGACACGGCCGACCTCGACCTGGTCGTCTACCAGCTGGATGCGGCGGGCACGCCGATTGCAGGATGGCAGTCAGCAAGCGGCGCGGCCGATGAGCGCGTCAACCTGGTCGCGCCGGAGGCGGCCACATACCAGGTGATCGTGTCGGTCTACTCCGCGAACCCCACGACGGCGTTCGACCTCAGCACCTACGTGGTGGCGCCGGGTGGTGCGCCGCTCGCGCTCGAGCCGCCAGTGCTCGCGGGCGTGCAGGGTGAGCCGGTCACCTACACGGCATCGTGGGCCAACCTCGCTCCGCACAGCCGCTACCTCGGCCTGATCGAGTACGGCGAGACGGGCAAGTTCACGGTGCTGCAGGTGACGACAGGCGAGCCGCCGGCCCCTGACGCTCCCGTCAATACGGTGCCGCCCGCCATCACGGGCGAACCACGCGTCGGCGCAGTGCTCCAGGCGAACCCCGGCGAGTGGAACGTGGAGGGTCTCGCGTTCACCTACCAGTGGCAGGCGGACGGCGAGAACATCGGCGGCGCGACCAGCTCGAGCTACCGCGTGACGCCCGCCGACCAGGGGCGCGCCATCAGCGTCGTGGTCACGGCGACGGGAGAGGGCCTGCCCAGCGCGACCGCGGCATCCGAGGCGGTCACGATCGCGTACACGACCGCGACCCGCCTCTCGCTCTCGCAGTCGCTCGCGTTCTCGTGGCAGAAGGTCACGGCAACCGTGAAGGTCAGCTCGGCGGCAGACTCGGTGCCCGGCACGGTGCGCGTGAGCGTCGACGGCCGTCAGGTCGGCGAACAGCCGGTGTCGGTGGACGGCTCGGCGAAGGTCACGCTGCCCAAGCTGCGCTTCGGGCTGCACAAGGTGACGGCAGAGTTTGTGCCGGCCGACGCATCGCTCGTCAGCGGCAGCCGCAGCAGCGCCAAGTACGTGCTCGTGCTGTTCTAG
- a CDS encoding CdaR family transcriptional regulator yields MSQLLHPTSSGASRRAPSGVTLDAAGLSARAIELGKLSLPWLREMPPRRLTLMDRVTQAGIRSFQAYFRDPDSADPTDMFAVAPRELVRSVTLQQTLQLMRVTSSLIEETLATTEEREASVTFSRQLAFAAAELYATVGDGNGLWERRLEQYVVDAALRGPLPDALHQRIRAVGWRGQGAAIAAVGTPPDDGDTDRLRRLAWDAGADVLLGASGERLVAIASVVEGHSADDLPAVVAAIADGFGAGQVLVGPVVADVTDAWSSLHAASVAAAVVVASDADTRVVAADDLLPERALAGDQRARAALIERAYTPLRRARQPLLETARRFVEAGGAVETAAKRLDVHPNTVRYRLKRIADATGLDPTGARDSFVLQCALRLGLMQDATTS; encoded by the coding sequence ATGTCGCAGCTTCTACACCCCACGAGTTCCGGAGCATCCCGACGAGCGCCGAGCGGCGTGACCCTCGATGCCGCCGGTCTCTCAGCGCGAGCAATCGAACTCGGAAAGCTCAGCCTGCCGTGGCTGCGCGAGATGCCACCGCGCCGGCTCACGCTCATGGATCGCGTGACACAGGCCGGCATCCGCTCGTTCCAAGCGTACTTTCGCGACCCGGACTCGGCGGATCCCACCGACATGTTCGCCGTCGCCCCGCGCGAACTCGTGCGTTCCGTGACACTGCAGCAGACCCTCCAGCTCATGCGCGTGACCTCCTCACTCATCGAGGAGACCCTCGCGACGACCGAAGAGCGTGAGGCGAGCGTGACCTTCTCCCGACAGCTCGCCTTCGCTGCCGCCGAGCTCTACGCGACAGTCGGCGACGGCAACGGCCTCTGGGAGCGTCGGCTCGAGCAGTATGTCGTGGATGCCGCCCTCCGCGGCCCCCTGCCCGATGCCCTGCACCAGCGCATCCGGGCGGTCGGATGGCGCGGCCAGGGTGCCGCGATCGCCGCCGTCGGCACGCCACCAGACGACGGCGACACCGACCGGCTGCGCCGCCTCGCGTGGGATGCGGGTGCCGACGTGCTGCTCGGCGCCTCGGGCGAGCGGCTCGTCGCGATCGCCTCGGTCGTGGAGGGACACTCGGCCGACGACCTGCCAGCGGTCGTCGCCGCGATCGCGGACGGCTTCGGCGCAGGCCAGGTACTCGTCGGCCCCGTCGTCGCCGACGTGACGGATGCCTGGAGCAGCCTCCACGCGGCATCCGTCGCCGCCGCCGTCGTCGTTGCGAGCGACGCCGACACCCGCGTCGTCGCGGCCGACGACCTCCTGCCGGAGCGCGCACTCGCGGGTGACCAGCGTGCTCGCGCCGCGCTCATCGAGAGGGCCTACACCCCGCTGCGTCGGGCGAGGCAGCCGCTCCTCGAGACGGCGCGCCGCTTCGTCGAGGCGGGAGGGGCGGTCGAGACGGCGGCCAAGCGGCTCGACGTTCACCCCAACACGGTGCGCTATCGCCTGAAGCGCATCGCGGATGCCACGGGGCTCGACCCGACGGGAGCGCGCGATTCCTTCGTGCTGCAGTGCGCCCTCCGCCTCGGACTCATGCAGGACGCCACCACCTCCTGA
- a CDS encoding NADPH:quinone oxidoreductase family protein, whose amino-acid sequence MRAWHVTAHGEPKDVMQIVELEEPTPGPGELALRARAVAINFPDVLLARGEYQVKPELPFSPGIEVCGEVTAVGEGVEGFSVGDRVVSSHIGVMAETVIVPAAATFPAPEGLSDAEASALIIGHQTGWFGLHRRGQLQAGETLLVQAAAGGVGTAAVQLGKAAGATVIGVVGSEAKRQVALDAGADIVVNRREEDFVAIVNEHTGGRGADVIYDPVGGETFQRSTKCVAFEGRIVVVGFAGGEIQTAKANHALVKNYSIVGLHWGLYNSKNPQLVVDAHRELTELADAGAIRPLVSEVVGFEDAADAVQRLGDGSTVGRLVVQVS is encoded by the coding sequence ATGAGGGCATGGCACGTAACAGCACACGGCGAGCCGAAAGACGTCATGCAGATCGTCGAACTCGAGGAGCCGACTCCCGGCCCCGGTGAGCTGGCGCTGCGCGCGCGCGCGGTCGCGATCAACTTTCCCGACGTCCTGCTGGCGAGGGGCGAGTACCAGGTCAAGCCCGAGCTGCCCTTCAGCCCCGGCATCGAGGTCTGCGGCGAGGTCACCGCGGTCGGCGAGGGGGTCGAAGGCTTCTCAGTCGGCGACCGCGTCGTCTCGTCGCACATCGGGGTCATGGCCGAGACCGTCATCGTGCCTGCGGCCGCGACCTTCCCGGCGCCTGAGGGACTGAGCGACGCTGAGGCATCCGCCCTCATCATCGGTCACCAGACGGGCTGGTTCGGCCTGCACCGCCGCGGCCAGCTCCAGGCAGGCGAGACCCTGCTCGTGCAGGCGGCGGCGGGCGGCGTCGGCACCGCGGCCGTGCAGCTCGGCAAGGCGGCAGGCGCGACCGTCATCGGTGTCGTCGGCAGCGAGGCCAAGCGGCAGGTCGCCCTCGACGCGGGTGCCGACATCGTCGTCAACCGGCGCGAAGAGGACTTCGTCGCGATCGTCAACGAGCACACCGGCGGACGCGGAGCGGATGTCATCTACGACCCGGTCGGCGGCGAGACGTTCCAGCGCTCCACCAAGTGCGTCGCCTTCGAAGGCCGCATCGTCGTCGTGGGCTTCGCCGGGGGCGAGATCCAGACCGCCAAGGCCAACCACGCGCTGGTGAAGAACTACAGCATCGTCGGCCTCCACTGGGGCCTCTACAACAGCAAGAACCCGCAGCTCGTCGTCGACGCACACCGCGAACTGACAGAGCTCGCCGACGCCGGCGCGATACGCCCGCTCGTCAGTGAGGTCGTGGGCTTCGAAGACGCAGCCGACGCAGTGCAGCGCCTCGGTGACGGCAGCACGGTCGGTCGCCTCGTCGTGCAGGTGTCCTGA
- a CDS encoding thioesterase family protein, with protein sequence MPEAKVAIRWGDMDSYGHVNNVFFVRYLEDTRFAIFTPPLGEQAAEGVDPSLGVFDLFPEGSNGLVAGHRIEYRAPLNYRAEPLTVRLWVTRVGSSSVDLGYELGEADGSVVYAIASTTLVIVDTASGRPVPLPEDLRVTFSQWLGDPVPFR encoded by the coding sequence ATGCCTGAAGCGAAGGTTGCCATCCGCTGGGGTGACATGGACTCATACGGGCATGTCAACAACGTCTTCTTCGTGCGTTATCTCGAAGACACCCGCTTCGCAATCTTCACGCCGCCGCTCGGGGAACAGGCGGCCGAGGGCGTCGACCCGTCACTCGGGGTCTTCGACCTCTTCCCTGAGGGCAGCAATGGCCTCGTCGCCGGCCACCGCATCGAGTACCGGGCGCCCCTCAACTACCGCGCCGAGCCCCTCACGGTGAGGCTCTGGGTCACCCGCGTCGGCAGCTCGAGCGTCGACCTCGGCTATGAGTTGGGCGAGGCGGACGGCTCTGTCGTCTATGCGATCGCCAGCACGACGCTCGTCATCGTCGACACGGCATCGGGCCGCCCCGTTCCACTTCCAGAAGACCTTCGGGTGACCTTCTCGCAGTGGCTGGGCGACCCGGTACCGTTCCGCTAG
- a CDS encoding TetR/AcrR family transcriptional regulator: MKKSVNIQEELQRVSVELFSTQGYAKTSVQQIVDAAGVTKGALYHYFSSKDDLLFDIYDRLLSLQRAHLEEIVARGLGPLETMRLICEDLMTTSIAGILEGAVFFRSQHMLSEVRQREVKRRRREFNDIFMGVLAKGQEEGVFRSDIPAIVLSANFFSNPHYLSHWYSPEGGISASELAKHFTELYITSLRIPEATQ; encoded by the coding sequence ATGAAGAAATCAGTCAACATCCAAGAGGAACTCCAGCGGGTCTCCGTGGAGCTCTTCTCCACCCAGGGCTACGCGAAGACGAGCGTGCAGCAGATCGTCGACGCGGCGGGAGTCACCAAGGGTGCGCTGTACCACTACTTCTCGTCGAAGGACGACCTGCTCTTCGATATCTACGATCGCCTCCTCTCGCTCCAGCGGGCGCACCTCGAGGAGATCGTTGCCAGGGGGCTCGGCCCGCTCGAGACGATGCGGCTCATCTGCGAAGACCTCATGACCACGTCGATCGCCGGCATCCTCGAAGGCGCCGTGTTCTTCCGTTCGCAGCACATGCTCTCGGAGGTCAGGCAGCGCGAGGTCAAACGCCGTCGCCGCGAGTTCAACGACATCTTCATGGGCGTGCTCGCGAAGGGCCAGGAGGAGGGCGTGTTCCGCAGCGACATCCCCGCGATCGTGCTCTCCGCCAACTTCTTCTCGAACCCCCACTACCTCTCGCACTGGTACTCGCCCGAAGGCGGCATCAGCGCATCCGAGCTCGCCAAGCACTTCACCGAGCTCTACATCACCTCACTGCGAATTCCGGAGGCAACCCAATGA